Within Lolium rigidum isolate FL_2022 chromosome 5, APGP_CSIRO_Lrig_0.1, whole genome shotgun sequence, the genomic segment TCGGATAACGATCAAAAGTTCCAGCAGAGAGTCCCGGTTCTCTTCAGAAAGGACCGAAGCTGTCCACGCAGTCGAAATGACGGTCCTGATGATTCAGCAGCCCGCGCGCAATAGCAGCCTCCTTTTTCATGCCCAATAGTGAAGCGGAGACTTGATCGGCATACGGGTTGTAGGTGGTTAGGAGATCTAGGGCCGTCTGCCGGACCTTGTTGCCAAACTCAAACTTCAGTCTGCAAACCTCGGCCATCGACTTGTCCGCCTCCCCTTTGGCAATGCACCTTGCCAGCAGCTCGGACATCAGGCTGGCCTCTTCGGCGATGCACATCAAGGCCGCGGCCGGAATGGTGGCCGCGGAATAACAATTATGACCGATGACGCGGCGTGCTTCGTCCTTGATGATCTGGGCGCTCATCAAGGAATGATGGTGGCCAGCAATCATCGTTATCAGCCTGTTGTTGCCCAGCCCGCCATTGCTAGCGATGAGATGGCTCAGCGCGTCCTGTGTGTGGATGCACTTGGCAGCTGCATCATGCAAGGCAAGAACGTCGGCCTGGTTCTGGTGGAAGTACTCCCCGAGGTAACCGAAATAGTCCTCGAACAGAACGTAGCCGCTTACCCAAGGCAGCAGCCTGTCCCAGCCCCACGCGCGGCCGACGTCCAGCGGAGGCAGTATCTTGGCATCGTCGTCGGCGGACTCCCTCTGGTTTTCCAGTGACTGAACCACCTCCTCCATGGATTCACGGCTCTCTGTGTAGAACATGAATTGGGTACGGACCCTGTTGAATAGCACGAAATCCATCGTCTTCTTTGGGTCAAGGGCAGAGTCCATCGTGTTCTTCGGATCCAGGGCAGAGTCCATCGTCTTCTCCGGATCTTGGATGAGATTTTTGGTGAAGTGTTGGCAGCAGTGGATGGGGAAATGCGGCAGGATCTGTTGGGCCTCGAAGGGGGCGTGACTCGCTCGACCCGTTGGTAAATGTTGGGTacagcgtgcgtgcgtgcgtgctagGTGAAAAATCTGTTTCCTAGTCAAACTGACCTACCTGCTGCCTCCCATAGCGTTTTGAGATCCTGGACCGCTGCTACTGCTCCACCAGCCATCGTCGACACGCCGGCGGAGATGGTGAGGGAAACCAGGGTCCACGACCTGGGCGGCCCCGAGGCGATGCAGTGGGGGAGCCCAAGAACGGCGAGATCCGGGTGAAGAACACCGTCGTCGCTGTCAATCAACACCAGTACACACAGGCAAAGGCAGACTTTTTTGCCTTGTCGAATTGCAAGATCAATAATAAGTAAGAGCTTATAACACTATTTGCCACAATTGCTGTACCCAAGAAGAGCATAACAACATCAATTACAGAACAGCAAGGTAGAACCTTGCACGTCTATGCTATAAAAATACAGCAGGTGTGATTATAGCCGGCTTCCAAACAACTTTGGTTAGTGTTTTGCTATTCACTTTCTAAGATTTTCTTAGATGGTTGTTTCTACTGCACATGCCACATGCTTCTATTGCCTCACATGTTTTGTACTGTATAACGTAATTTACTGCGTTGCAAACTTCTTAGATGGTGTTTACGATTTACGAAACTAGTAGTACACGCCTACAACAAAGTCAAGCCCTTTTTATAATATTCTACTGTCCTGCATAGGAAGACTAAAGCAATGTCTCATAGTATCAGCTTGAGCATTGTAGTTGCTATACACTCTCCTAAAGTTCTTGACCAATTCATCATGTTTTAGTAGAGAATCCTGCGTCCAAAACTCAGATTTTTGTCTGTGGCGATGAGTAGTGTATTCAGATCTATTCGAAATTAACAACTGAAAAAAAGGTTGCGCAGTATGAATTCAGATCTTTAGCTCTTCTGCTATGACAAATAAATTGTCTCTTTCAAGCAAGTGTAACCACCACCCAAGAATATGATAATCGTCTGCAAATATTTTTTGGTATTGGTTCCAAGTGACTGAAAAATATCAGCTGTCCAGCTAGTTGATGCTCACCCTGAAACAAAACCCACACATGTTTTTTGGTATCTTTCGTTGTGGGGTCATCAAAGTCGCAACAAATTATTGGCCAAAAATACAACAGGACATGGGGTCAGAGGGTGACAGGAATAAAACAACGAAATATACCATTCAAGTGGTGGCTGGGCCTCATCCAGCCACTTATTAGAAAAAATCTAACTCATCCAGAGAATCAAATCCAAGGTTTACATAATACACTCTCTCCTCCATCCCTCCAAGAACTCTGAAGAAGAAGAGCTCCGAAAAATGGACATGAAGAGGGTGGTGGGCATTGTGGGCGCCGGCGTGAGCGGCCTGGCAGCCTGCAAGCACGCCATCGATAGGGGGTTTAGCCCGGTGGTGTTCGAGACCGATGAAACCATCGGCGGAGTGTGGGCGCATACCTTGGAGTCGACGAGGCTCCAGGCGCCCACGACGTCGTTCCGGTTCTCGGACATGGCGTGGCCGGCGAACGTGACGGCGACGTACCCGGGCCACCGTGAGGTCATGGAGTACCTCAGGTCGTACGTGTGCGAGTTTGACCTCCTCAAGTGTATCAGGTTCAGTAGCCAGGTTCTCGGGGTTGAATACCTTGGTGTGGCGGAGGAGGAGATCATGGGGTGGGAGCAGTGGTCTGGTGGCGGGAAGGCGTTCGGAGCTGAGAAGGGTGGATGGTGGTGCCTCACTATCAAGGACTTGAAAACCGGTAACATCGAGGTATGTGTAACTTTACATACTGTTCATTCTATTAGAAACATCCTTCTGTGTTAGAAAAGTCTGAACTATGGCAGTCTGCTTAATGTACTAGTGCTTTATAACCTTATAATGGAATCAACCTGTGCACCATACTGCGACTATGTACTGTATAAGTAATCTCCTGTCACATATACCGGCACAGGTTTTTCAAGTGGATTTTCTCATCCTCTGCATCGGAAGGCACAGTGGGGCACCAAATATCCCAGAATTTCCAGCAAACAAAGGGCCTGAGTTGTTCAAGGGGAAAATATTGCACTCAATGGACTACTCTTACATGGATAATGTGTCTGAATTTGTCAAAGGGAAGAGTGTGACGGTAATTGGGTCTGGAAAATCAGCATTCGACATTGCTGCAGAGGTTGCCAAGGTGAATGGTGAGTCCAAGAGAACTAATACCTCATTAACTATCTGTAATATGTCAAAGGAGTATATGACTGAGACTAGTATTCCAATGCAGGTACAGCTCAGCCATGCACCATGATATATCGAACGAAGCACTGGCGGGTTCACAAATTTAGCATATGGGGATTTCAACTAAGTTACTTCTATCTTAACCGCATCTCCCAACTTCTACTTCATAAACCTGGTGAAGGATTTCTGCATTATATTTTGGCAAGTGCACTCTCTCCCTTGGTAAGTAATAATCACCCGAACTTAAATGGAGTTTCGAAAACAGTCAGTGGTCATTTTATTTTCAAATGAAGGAACTTGGTCCATATATAGAaactaacaaataaagaaaactgAAAAAGTCTTCATGTTCTTTCAGAGATGGGCAATTACAAAACTAATTGAAGCATACTTCAAGCGCAGCATTCCTCTACAGAAACATGGGATGGTACCTGACTACAGCTTCTCCTTCGCTATGTCATCTTGCTTGATCGCAATGCTGCCAGAAGGGTTCTATGACAGGGTTGATGAGGGCAGTATTGTTCTCAAGAATTCCAAGAGGTTCAGCTTCTATAACGATGGGATCATCTTGGAGGATGCAAATGAATTCATAAAGAGTGACATTGTAATTCTAGCTACAGGATTCAGAGGAGACCAGAAGCTTAGGGACATCTTCACAGCAAACTGGTGTAGAAATATAGTGGCAGGATCATCAGATACATCAGTTCCTCTGTACAGGTACAGTTGAACATTTGTTTCCTACAGACTACACCCATAACTTATATTTGTAACATAAAAAATGTTGGAAAAAGTGAACTAATAATGCGCTGAGGAAGTAAGAAACAACACCGCAAAGTTCTCTAAACGATGTCTAAATGCAAGTGGAAACATGATAGCATAGAAGGTATCTTATGCTTTGGCTCGATAAAAATAGAAAAGCTTTAATAAAATCTAAAATTTAATATAGGTGAAAGCAAATTTTAAATGTTAACTTTGTGCTGGGTTAAGAATCTAATTTATCCAAATGATTGAAATTCACAGAGAATGCATCCATCCTCGAATCCCTCAGTTGGCGATAGTTGGATACTCAGAGAGCCTCTCCGACATATATGCCTCGGAAAGGATGGCCAATTGGGTAACCCACTTCATGGCTGGTGGCTTCCAGTTGCCAAGCATAAGATGCATGGAAGAGAGCGTAGCAGAGTGGGCAAAGTACAAGAGTCGTTACAACGGGAAGTATTTACGCAGATCGTGTATAAGCACCGTGAACATCTGGTTTAACGATTTGTTGTGCAAAGATATGGGATGCAACCCTAGAAGGAAGAAAGGGTTCCTGGCTGAATGGTTCCAGCCATATGGACCCGCTGATTATGCAAACCTTTCCTTAAGACAATAGCAAATTTGTCACTAGTGTATTCATAGAAAAAGAAGAAGGTGCAAGATTTGGTACCTTGAGGGCTCTACAGATGATTTTAGCAAGTCTTTGCTTTTCCGAGAATAATTCTACAATTTTCTGCATAAATTTAATTAAAGCATCTCCTAAGATGATTTTTGCTCTTTCAGAGTTGTTAGGGCcaaggggggagggggggggggggagggcatAGTTGCTTTCTAgttatttttcttttccttttgagcTCTTTGACTCTTATAAAATGCAAATTTATTTCTTTTATTATAATATATATATTCTCGGGTAGGGTCTTCCGTATTGTTCCCACAAAAAAAATGAGGCAGTGAAAGAAGAGAGAACTGAACTGTTATGAGCGTTAGTTCGTTTGGTAGTGTCGTTTTCTTGGTTAGTTCGTTTTGTTTTCTCGAAAAGGAGGTTGAGACCCCAGCTTTTGTATCAAAAAATGCATACAACCTTTTATTTATAGTTCCTCGTATCTATACATCTTGTATATGCTATAGAAAACCCTGTATAATGGtacaaggcaaaaaaaaaaaactcagtgtAATGCTAAGAACAATGTTTAAGTACTCACCGGTATAGCCTAGCTCTTGACGACCCACAGTCcgatcccctcccctctccctcaaAATATTGCATTGCTCATTTCTTTGTTCTTTCACAGTAAAttattgagtgccttgtttggtttTGGATACAACCAATGTAGCATTTCTAAGCTACATAAAAATCAATAAAAGTTATCTAGCTAAATAACTATTGTATAAGGTGATACCAATAATTAAGGCGTAGCTTAGTTGAAGTATTTAGTTGTCCAGTTACTATTTATTAACTAAGCTGCAATAAACACCACAAAATAACACAATTCTCTGTATTTTGTTTCAATGCTATGGTTCCTCAAACAATACATTTGCCtttcctatctctttccaccatcCCATGCTCGTATCTTCCTCCTCAAAGGACACACTTGGTGCCGATTCAGAAACATTAATAATCACTTAGATCATCTTGTTCATAGACCGTTCGTTTAAGGTCCCTTCTTTCCAAAGTATTGAAGTTTTAGTTTTGTCCTAAATCAAACGTATTTACATTTGACCAAAATTAAATGAAAAGTGTCAATCTCTGCGATGTCAAATCTACACAATATTGAACTATATTGTATGAtaaatgtaagagcatctccagtcgcgtcccccaaaccgtcccccaaaccgcgccggattgagcgtttgggggacgtgtttcgttcgtgccgcgtttgggggacgtcgctccccggtcgcgtcccccaaacaaaatttcgcaaattttaaacttaactagattcgattagattcgtccaaatttacatagattcgaacgaaatttgactaactttaaaactaaacctaatctagaaccgcttgcggcggccggaggcgtcgtagtactgctcggaagttgtacatctcgtcggtgatgacctcccgcttgccgcgctcgtcgacgggctcgtccacgggctcgtccttcaccaagccgcttggtcctgcctcgccgtcgtcggtgaggtccaccagcggcttgccggagtcgaggatggacatggcgatcgccgcgtccaggtcgcccctccgagcgtccttgtcgtccatggacgccatgaacgccgcccgcagcccgggcggtcctcggggtcgtccaccgccggcgatgagccgctgctgccgctcgtactccgccggcggcgccgcctgcggcgcttcctccggctcctccttcacctccggcttcgggatgaggagggcgccgccgcgcctccctgctgcgccgcccgccgccgctgccgccacgccttgtgttgacgggcgtcgccggctcctccttgacctcccgtttggggacggtgtagggcgccgaccggtacgacgaggacggcgtcgatcgcgccggtcccgaggaagaagagtgcgaggaggacgagtacgtcgtcctcctcggctgccattgaggagacggcggcggcgacgacggcatctccggccgcggagcgccgttgcggatgccgcagatgacgttctcgagggtgcgcccggaacgccccgcaacgggcgcggccgtccttgttccaggctgttggggccgccgacaaGCCCGTCGGTCgtcgtgcatctcgacgtcgtacttggccttgaagtacgtcgtccaccggcGTCGTTGTTctcgaccgcccacgtcggatccctcCGCTCCtccgcggtgagttgagcccgccgggccatgAGCGGCGTCCCgccattggtccgtgcgcggctcggcggcggcggaacgccaataccgttcacggccatcctccggcccgccgccgcttggcgaccgcatgtccggcggggatCGGATGCCGGCGcggtacggcgcccacgcctccgccacggtgaggctgccgcgtccgggccgctcgccgcggcgatcttgcgggaggacgacattttttgagcggcgaggagaggatctggAAGGATGAGCGGCGCTAACTGCAGGGcgccttaaaacagcggcggcagcgggtggttgcacgcaataactccggcgcggacggccacgcggccatgcacgacgagacgcgtccctgcgtcgcccgggaaaacgagggacgccattaacgtcgcttgaccaaaggtaggcgacggggttttagccttccgtgccgccgacgcgcgtcggccccgcctctccccgcctcgcttttcgttgtgtccggcgtccccggagcgtcccctgtgggacggggacgggctcggggcgccggacaccgtatcgggccgcaccggacaaaaaagggctttgggggacgcggctggaacgctttttttgtccggcgcgccccaaatcgctttgggggacggtttgggggacgcgactggagatgctctaatagaaCTATACTGGTGTGATACATGATGCATTTTTCTACAAACATGGTGGAATTTAAGATAGATTTAAGACAAACCTAGGACATCAATTATTTTGGAAGTGATGGAGTAATAGATGCTAAAACCAAGCACTGTAAATACCCTGCGAGCATTTGGCACCACCAATGTGTCATGATCTGATCTACATTCTAACAGAAAACAAGTGTTCCCCTAGTGTCTCCACTTGTAAATACAAACAAGCTACAAACTTAAGCCACACAGTCCCAACTCCCAAATCACTCACAAAACAGAACTACAAGCTACAAGTCCAGCTACTAAGAAAGCAAGAATCTGAATCGCTTCTGAATCAATCACGGTGCAGAAACGAGGCACAGCAGAACAATGTGGATGCCGACGACAAGCCCAGACCAACTCCACAGTGCCGGCAACCCCAATCCGGACGCCGATGAGTGGGACGGTTGTGCGGCCGGCGACAACCCAGCAGCTGCCACAACCAGCGAGAGATCAATCACTGATAATGCAAGGCCTTCGAACACAACAATGATAGTTTACAGCTATTTGCTGCTACTACTACTCACCGTCGCACATGGAGCTGGAGGTGAGGTTCGTAAGGATGGTAAACGAGGTGGTGTTGGTGTATCCCGCGTAGAGGCACGCCGTGCCCTCGCAGGGCGAGGCtggggaggtcgtcaccgacgtgtTCCCTAGGAACAGGTCTCCGCATTTCGCCACCGGGCAGACGGCTGAAGTTAGCCCCTGTGTCGGCTGGCAGTCTAGCCTGAAATATTTCAAGGTTCAGATTCCATATATACGTTACACAGGATGAGGCCTCAGCAGCATGTATGAGTGACATGAGGATGAAGTAGCTGAGCAAGTAAGTACTCACTGCCAAGTgttggagctgcagccgcacatGATGCAGTTGTTGGCCGTGAGGATGTAGCTGGCGTTGGGGACGCGGAGGTTGCTGTCTATGGCAGTGTTGCTAATGGCAGACGAGCAAACTGCACAGGCGAAGGAACGTTATGTTAACTGTTAGTCTAAATAAAAGAGAACTCTGAATAAATGTACAGTTAGAACGCTATGGAATATGATGTGGAGCATTTGAACTTCCACGGTACTTGGAGCATTTTTAACTCAGTTAGCAGCAGTGTAATTCATTTGGTCCCAGACGCTCATGAGAGAGAATGAAGATGTGGTCCTTGTGAAATTCACCATATGACAAACTTGAAAGGGCCATAACTTGAGATCCAAATGTGAGCATACACATCCAATAGCTAACTCTGGACTGCGACTAACAAGCAACAAGAGCAGCGGTTTGAGAGTTGTAGTGGGAACTGGAGATGTGTTCCTCCCCTCTTAACAGTCTAGTCACTGGAATCCAGTAATTAAACCCTGGCCCGACCGACAGTAAACCAAAGTATACTAGTATGAACTTTGTTGCAGTTTGAAGGGAAGTAGTAAAAGCTAGGGCGGATATACTACAAGGTGAAAGGACAGAAACAGCTAGTAGCAGGCTCACACTTTGGCCTCCACAAGCACGACTTTTCAAGGTAGGCAACCAATCTGAAAAGCAACTTTTGAGAATATATTTTTGGTAGGATTAGAAAAGTAATGTTTCACCTGGAGAGGAGCAATTAAAGAGTACACTTTGTGTTGGCAAAGCATCACCTTTCAGATTTTAGCAGCAGATCGAGAGAAGCTACTGTAAAAGAGTTGAGAAAAAAATGTTTTGGAGAAGCTACTGTAAAAGGTTGAATCTTAGCGGCCGTTAGTAATCACCTCGTAGCGGCACGTCGAGGACCTGGCCTGCGAGTAGGCTCTTGGCGTCGGGCAAGCGGTTGAGCTGGAGCAGCGTCTGCTCGGTGGTgccgtgctcctcggcaatgcccgcaATAGAGCTCCCGGCAGGCACGACGTAGGCGAGGTGCACCACCCCCACCCCACCGACGGGGTCGCAGCTGCAGGGGAGCGGCACGCGGAGGTCCTGGCCGACGGCGACGCGGTTGGGGTCTGACACgttgttggcggcggcgatgtcgCGGTAGGTGAGGAGGCCCGCGAAGACGCCGCGCGCGACGGCGTCGAGCGTGTCCCCCGCGCGGACCGTGTAGGTGGGCCGCTGGAAggtggcgccggcgccgccggagcAGAGGCACGGGAGGCGCACGCGGATGGGGGAGGGGGAGGGCGCGGTCTGCGGGGTGGTGAGCGGGAGGGCGTTGGCGGCGAGGAGGGCTCGGTGGGAGCGGAGCTGGAAGAGGGTGCGGACGTCGCGGAGGGTGGTGGTGGCGTTGGGTGGCGGCGTGTAGGAGATGAGGGCCTGACAGGTGGTTGCACGGGATTTGGCGTTGCAGGTGAAGCGTGCGGCTGCTGGGGATGGGgtgaggagtaggaggaggagggggaggaggaggaggagggagagggagagcggcGCCATTGCCGGTGCCGGCTTGGTGGCCGGGGAGCTAGAGAGCAAGCTAGTAGCTCAGGTGGAGTGAGGGAGGTAGTGGGAGTGTGGGGCTTGCTGTGGGAGTGATGGTGGTACAGTGGAGAGTAGTACTAGTACAGTAcgctggatttgtttggtttgggtCCCGTGGGTGTTTAAATGTTGGGGAAGCGCgcgcggcggcagaggaggggtggtggtggggtgggGCAGTGTGCCTGCAGGCGGCGAGGTGGGCGCTCGTCTCCACTCCATGGTCGCGCCTCGCTCGGCGGGGTCAATCCTGGCTGTCTTTGACGAGAGATCACAGCCGTCCGATTGCGGTTGTACGATGCAGATCACGGGACGGGGGCTCCGGTAGCTGTGCCAGCGCGTCCTCGTGAAGAGAGACTTGCTGACACGGAGAGAGCATGGGAGCTGGCTGGATCTTTTGTGCGCGTGCGGCGGCAATCCGCCACCATGGCTGAGAGCTCGACGACGTCCTCATGCCCTAGCCAGTTGGCGTCCATGTAGACCAATGACGCGGCAGTGGTTAGCGGCAGCCTTGATGGCAAACGCCGCCGCCCATCAGCCTTCTACCATCGGATCGCTTCCAAGCAAGCCTACAACACGCGCAGCCGGATGGATTGCGGCGGACGATTCAATCTGTTTGCAAATTTTTGTACAACCACGAAACAAATGGTCgactgaaagaacatttcccgccctcttGGGTTTTGTgtattgatgtagacaggtacatggTTTCATTATATATACATGGCTGGTGGAATGGATTGACAAAACTGAAGTCACTGCTGCCTTTTTACTTCAGGTGGAAGTTCCGGCCCTgtcggcggaacttccgcccagatgctccATTCAGCAGGATCTCAGCAACTCTCACGCTGAAGTTCGGCGGAagtaggccggaagttccggtcagcggaacttccgccctacttccgggcAAGTTTCGAAAATGGTGTTTTGACATACAGATTGTTCCACTATGGTTTTCGCGCAattccggaagttggccggaacttccggtcaccggaagttccgccctagttccgcccgctCTCAATCTGTCAGCTGCTCTGGTGCGAAAGCATCCAGCCGGAACTTTCGGCCCTTCTAGCCGGAACTTCCgacggctatgtgctttggttttacatttctttgaattttttgaatttttatgcccatttgaatcttggtcaaatcctaggttaatttgaccaagatttaaacaagttaaaaacatgaaaatgaaaaggtaagcctggatccttcttagtcactctaaaatgaatcttttgggaggtttttgaaatttccatgtttgaaaccctaaACCACTTcaattcatgcttgacttcataagacatagtttagggttagggggtagatacatgctttttcttgtttgaatatgtctagaccttgtttatcaactttaatgcttactatgtgacataagaaggcgATGTGTTGTGGTttttcatttctttgattttttttttgaatatttatgcccatttgaatcttggtcaaatcctaggtttaaccaagatctgaacaagtttcaaacatgaaaatgaaaaaataatcctggagccttcttagtcactctaaaatgaagcttgatCTGtattactgggcaaaaccctagtttaacctatttaatcatataTTCGTAGGTCAATAATTTAACTGGATTTTATTATtaatatgcagcacatgtgtgtttgcccgtccagtgaaactcggaggatgagggatcacacggaaggagaccAAGGGAGAGAAGTCACGGggcccctcttatttatggtgtgtgtcctttttcgggtgatgctgactattgtgcagggtttgtcagtgcgcaggaggtgcgagcgagcgagtcgagcgagcgaggccgagaatgagagagatgttttttttcgAGAGAGGGACAATCgatggatcctgaaggacccaaacttccaatacgcatcagagcacagtttacagtaggacacaaaataaaactgtgctcactgaagtgtgggacctcacgcatgggaaccacacgtaagtgacagacctgttggtgtaataactcgggtgCTTATTAtatatactgtattagtacaaagttttctATGGATCCTAgggtaagtttgaccaagatttaaataagtttaaaacatgaaaatgaaaaggtaagtctggatcctacttagtcactctaaaatgaagcttttgggaggtttttgaaatttccatgtttgaaacccaaaaccacttctcttcatgcttgacttcataagaaagagtttagggttaggggtagatacaagatttttctggtttgaatatgtctagaccttgtttatcaacttgaatgcttactatatgacataaaaagttggtttttcattttttgatttttttctgaatttttattcccatttgaatcttggtcaaatcctaggttaatttgaccaagatttaaacaagttaaaaacatgagaaTGAAAAGGTAaggctggatccttcttagtcactctaaaatgaagcttttgggaggttttttcaatttccatgcttgaaacccaaaaacacttctcttcatgcttgacttcataagacagagtttagggttagggatagatatacatgttttttctggtttgaatatgtctaggccttgtttatcaacttgaatgcttactatatgacataagaagcctctatgtgctttggtttttatttttttaattttcttatgaatttgtatgcccattgaatcttggtcaaatccttggtttgaccaaggtttaaacaagttaaaaacgtgaaaatgaaaaggtaagcctggatccttatttactctaaaatgaagcttttgggaggtttttgaaatttccatgtttgaaacccaaaaccacttctcttcatgcttgacttcatcaaacatagtttagggttagggggtagatacatgctttttcttgtttgaatatgtctagacattgtttatcaactttaatgcttactatatgacataataaggctatgtgcttttgtttttcacttctttgatttttttaaatttttatgcccatttgaatcttggtcaaatcctaggtttgaccaagtttttaacaagttaaaaacatgaaaatgaaaaggtaagcatggatccttcttagtcactctaaaatgaagattttgggaggtttttgaaatttccttgtttgaaacccaaaaccacttctcttcatgcttgacttcataagacagagttcaaAATTAggggatacatgatttttttggtttgaatatgtatagaccttgtttaccaacttgaatgctt encodes:
- the LOC124652164 gene encoding probable flavin-containing monooxygenase 1 is translated as MDMKRVVGIVGAGVSGLAACKHAIDRGFSPVVFETDETIGGVWAHTLESTRLQAPTTSFRFSDMAWPANVTATYPGHREVMEYLRSYVCEFDLLKCIRFSSQVLGVEYLGVAEEEIMGWEQWSGGGKAFGAEKGGWWCLTIKDLKTGNIEVFQVDFLILCIGRHSGAPNIPEFPANKGPELFKGKILHSMDYSYMDNVSEFVKGKSVTVIGSGKSAFDIAAEVAKVNGTAQPCTMIYRTKHWRVHKFSIWGFQLSYFYLNRISQLLLHKPGEGFLHYILASALSPLRWAITKLIEAYFKRSIPLQKHGMVPDYSFSFAMSSCLIAMLPEGFYDRVDEGSIVLKNSKRFSFYNDGIILEDANEFIKSDIVILATGFRGDQKLRDIFTANWCRNIVAGSSDTSVPLYRECIHPRIPQLAIVGYSESLSDIYASERMANWVTHFMAGGFQLPSIRCMEESVAEWAKYKSRYNGKYLRRSCISTVNIWFNDLLCKDMGCNPRRKKGFLAEWFQPYGPADYANLSLRQ
- the LOC124657524 gene encoding chitin elicitor-binding protein-like, whose amino-acid sequence is MAPLSLSLLLLLPLLLLLLTPSPAAARFTCNAKSRATTCQALISYTPPPNATTTLRDVRTLFQLRSHRALLAANALPLTTPQTAPSPSPIRVRLPCLCSGGAGATFQRPTYTVRAGDTLDAVARGVFAGLLTYRDIAAANNVSDPNRVAVGQDLRVPLPCSCDPVGGVGVVHLAYVVPAGSSIAGIAEEHGTTEQTLLQLNRLPDAKSLLAGQVLDVPLRVCSSAISNTAIDSNLRVPNASYILTANNCIMCGCSSNTWQLDCQPTQGLTSAVCPVAKCGDLFLGNTSVTTSPASPCEGTACLYAGYTNTTSFTILTNLTSSSMCDAAGLSPAAQPSHSSASGLGLPALWSWSGLVVGIHIVLLCLVSAP